In Myxococcus stipitatus, the following are encoded in one genomic region:
- a CDS encoding SdpI family protein produces the protein MRISRANVLSLGFVVASFVMAAALYSRLPAMVPTHWNAQGEVDGYMPKPWGAFGPPLLTAGIYLLLLVLPRISPKGYAIARFQGVYDLMQSAIVAFLFLMTGLMLLAGIGVSVPVPRVVLVAIGLLFVVLGNFMGKFTKNFFCGIRTPWTLASDEVWLRTHRLGGRLFVLAGLVCVASGLFDAGPIPLIVSIAVAAGVPIFYSYVLYRRLEGDGPRWPPEDNESRHST, from the coding sequence ATGAGAATCAGTCGCGCGAATGTGTTGAGCCTGGGATTCGTCGTCGCGTCGTTCGTGATGGCCGCAGCGCTCTACAGCCGGCTCCCGGCGATGGTCCCGACGCATTGGAATGCCCAGGGAGAGGTGGATGGCTACATGCCCAAACCCTGGGGAGCCTTCGGTCCTCCCTTGCTGACGGCGGGCATCTACCTGTTGCTGCTCGTCCTCCCTCGGATTTCACCCAAGGGCTACGCCATCGCGCGTTTCCAGGGCGTCTATGACCTCATGCAGTCGGCGATTGTCGCGTTCCTCTTCCTGATGACAGGACTGATGTTGCTCGCGGGCATCGGCGTCTCCGTTCCAGTCCCTCGGGTGGTCTTGGTCGCCATCGGTCTGCTCTTCGTGGTCCTGGGCAACTTCATGGGGAAGTTCACCAAGAACTTCTTCTGTGGCATCCGGACGCCCTGGACGCTCGCGAGCGATGAGGTCTGGCTCCGCACGCACCGCCTGGGCGGAAGGCTCTTCGTCCTCGCGGGCCTGGTCTGCGTCGCGTCGGGGCTCTTCGACGCGGGGCCGATTCCCCTCATCGTGTCCATCGCCGTGGCCGCGGGAGTCCCCATCTTCTATTCCTATGTGCTCTATCGCCGGCTCGAAGGCGACGGCCCGCGCTGGCCCCCGGAGGACAACGAGTCCAGACACTCCACATGA
- a CDS encoding cysteine hydrolase family protein, with protein MEKTLENTALVLIDIQNDYFPGGRFELDRSDAAAAQARAALDFFRERNLPVIHVQHISLQPGATFFLPKTAGAEIHPQVAPRPGEAVVLKHFPNSFRETDLQERLRASGVKHLVVSGMMTLMCVDATVRAAADLGYSVTVLHDACAARALEFNGQAVPAPQVHAAFLAALGFAYAKVVSTGEFLAQAGR; from the coding sequence ATGGAGAAGACCTTGGAGAACACGGCACTGGTGCTCATCGACATCCAGAATGACTATTTCCCGGGAGGGCGGTTCGAACTGGACCGCTCCGACGCCGCGGCGGCTCAGGCCCGTGCGGCGCTGGACTTCTTCCGCGAGCGGAACCTGCCGGTCATCCACGTGCAGCACATCTCGCTTCAGCCCGGGGCGACGTTCTTCCTGCCGAAGACCGCGGGCGCGGAGATTCATCCCCAGGTCGCGCCTCGTCCGGGGGAGGCGGTGGTGCTCAAGCACTTCCCCAACAGCTTCCGGGAAACCGACCTCCAGGAGCGGCTGCGCGCGTCGGGTGTGAAGCACCTGGTGGTGTCGGGGATGATGACGCTCATGTGTGTGGATGCCACGGTGCGCGCGGCGGCGGACCTGGGCTACTCCGTCACGGTGCTCCACGACGCGTGCGCGGCCCGCGCATTGGAGTTCAACGGGCAGGCCGTCCCCGCGCCCCAGGTCCATGCCGCGTTCCTCGCCGCGCTCGGCTTCGCCTACGCCAAGGTGGTCTCCACGGGGGAGTTCCTGGCCCAGGCCGGGCGCTGA
- the nrfH gene encoding cytochrome c nitrite reductase small subunit, protein MFSATRTFLAVVLGIALGVAVGLGGFTFVYAKGASYLRDDPAACANCHIMNEQYDGWRKSSHHAVATCNDCHTPPGLLPKYYTKASNGFWHSYYFTTGTFPDPVRLRPGNRQVTESACRKCHASIVEAIETPPAGHSQVTPGEQLQCLTCHNSVGHPEGSGNPALIHQEISR, encoded by the coding sequence GTGTTCTCCGCCACCCGCACCTTCCTGGCAGTGGTCCTCGGGATTGCTCTCGGTGTGGCGGTGGGCCTTGGTGGCTTCACCTTCGTGTACGCCAAGGGCGCGTCGTACCTGCGGGACGACCCCGCCGCCTGCGCCAACTGCCACATCATGAATGAGCAGTACGACGGCTGGCGCAAGAGCAGCCACCACGCGGTGGCCACCTGCAATGACTGTCACACGCCGCCGGGGCTCCTGCCCAAGTACTACACGAAGGCCAGCAACGGCTTCTGGCACTCCTATTACTTCACCACGGGCACCTTCCCGGACCCCGTCCGCTTGCGCCCAGGCAACCGGCAGGTGACGGAGAGCGCGTGCCGCAAGTGCCACGCCTCCATCGTGGAGGCCATCGAGACGCCTCCCGCGGGCCATTCCCAGGTGACGCCCGGCGAGCAGCTCCAGTGCCTCACTTGCCACAACTCCGTGGGCCATCCCGAAGGCTCGGGCAATCCCGCGCTCATCCATCAGGAGATTTCACGATGA
- a CDS encoding NAD(P)-dependent oxidoreductase, whose translation MPSSRPTRIAVIGSGLMGTALSRAFAAAGHEVAVWNRTHSKAKAVGGGTVAFENLREAVSGRELVVVSLSNYAASAELFSSAEVASALAGTTLVQLTSGSPADARSGLEWAKRQGVDYLDAAILAYPGFVATDYATVFYAGSRAVFDRHLQTLQAIAKNSVYVDERIGAAATLDCAILEAYYGGCLSMLHAAAMCKAEGLNPDLFFAQKNSFLGLISVTTDAAQGMVARDDFAGDQCSLNTHVAAIEHIVRLSRDARISARFPQELLENYRRALGAGLGAQELPAVFRTLTRE comes from the coding sequence ATGCCATCCAGCCGTCCGACGAGAATCGCGGTGATTGGAAGTGGGCTCATGGGGACCGCGCTGTCGCGAGCCTTCGCGGCCGCGGGCCATGAGGTCGCTGTATGGAACAGGACTCATTCCAAGGCGAAGGCCGTGGGCGGTGGCACGGTCGCGTTCGAGAACCTGCGCGAGGCCGTCTCCGGCCGCGAGCTGGTCGTCGTCTCCCTGTCGAACTACGCGGCCAGCGCCGAGCTGTTCTCCTCGGCGGAGGTCGCGTCGGCGCTCGCGGGGACCACGCTGGTCCAGCTCACGAGCGGCTCACCGGCGGACGCGCGGAGCGGCCTGGAGTGGGCGAAGCGCCAGGGCGTGGACTACCTGGACGCGGCGATTCTCGCCTACCCGGGGTTCGTCGCCACCGATTACGCCACCGTCTTCTATGCCGGCTCGCGAGCCGTCTTCGACCGGCACCTCCAGACGCTCCAGGCGATTGCGAAGAACTCCGTGTACGTCGACGAGCGGATTGGCGCCGCGGCGACCCTCGACTGCGCGATTCTCGAGGCTTACTACGGTGGCTGTCTGTCGATGCTCCACGCGGCGGCGATGTGCAAGGCGGAAGGTCTGAACCCGGACCTGTTCTTCGCGCAGAAGAACTCCTTCCTCGGGCTGATATCCGTCACGACCGATGCCGCGCAGGGCATGGTCGCCCGCGACGACTTCGCGGGTGACCAGTGCAGCCTGAACACCCACGTCGCCGCCATCGAGCACATCGTCCGGCTGAGCCGCGATGCGCGCATCAGCGCGCGGTTCCCACAGGAGTTGCTCGAGAACTATCGGCGAGCGCTCGGCGCGGGGCTGGGCGCGCAGGAGCTGCCCGCCGTGTTCCGCACGCTGACTCGCGAGTGA
- a CDS encoding amidohydrolase → MDDQMSVAEAVSVDEHGRILKVGTEQAVRDSLGVGAKVVQLEAGQVLMPGFIDPHLHLLPTLLQSVLESHNLAPCLPGPYRVPTATSCESRADVLSTLASIKLSPQAPKDEFVLGMNLDPSRQVFDPLKCGITAKEAASAGGFMDNPKFYIERCVRTDRPVLILDQSGHLAYVNQKAIDVVCAGQSQCPPASVSGGGGEWGPNNKAPFSGLLKESSGYAPFMAALQKSLPLAQLKSDPKALLEVYEKELKPGIQAMRDAGLTTIADGGLAGMSQVNAVKALAEQEHFPMRVTGVVTYDTAKAEGIQPTGPACDPLQDATCKLPKWLGAGGLKLWVDGSTQGCTAKLATPYSYAKTGHCADAGEGRADFENTQAIVNALSAPWKTKGWRVQLHANGNDANQWAIDAFAQLQQTAKNPHRVLFIHNTVGQAQLSKNLGDLIKGTYIAPNGQKTPALDARVTHLIGHVAYWGHAFRGMLGEEAANNLDPVGFDRDQGIPFSFHSDSMVTPPRPLWFVEQAVTRRTWAYPLLQESGTLGLEKHAATVEEALRAITIEPARQHELDGWLGSIEQGKVADFVVLGDNPLDYGPQKKDPTQIHKIPVVETYLSGKPTSKNP, encoded by the coding sequence ATGGATGACCAGATGTCGGTCGCCGAGGCCGTCTCCGTGGATGAGCACGGCCGCATCCTGAAGGTGGGCACCGAGCAGGCGGTCCGAGACAGCCTCGGCGTGGGCGCCAAGGTCGTCCAGCTCGAAGCGGGCCAGGTGCTGATGCCGGGCTTCATCGACCCCCACCTGCACCTCTTGCCGACGCTCCTCCAGAGCGTCCTCGAGTCACACAACCTGGCGCCCTGCCTGCCCGGTCCCTACCGTGTCCCCACCGCCACGTCCTGCGAGTCCCGCGCGGACGTGTTGAGCACCCTCGCCTCCATCAAGCTGTCCCCCCAGGCCCCGAAGGACGAGTTCGTCCTGGGCATGAACCTGGACCCGTCGCGGCAGGTGTTCGACCCCCTCAAGTGCGGCATCACCGCCAAGGAGGCCGCGAGCGCCGGGGGCTTCATGGACAATCCGAAGTTCTACATCGAGCGCTGCGTGCGCACGGACCGCCCCGTGCTCATCCTCGACCAGTCCGGCCATCTGGCGTACGTGAACCAGAAGGCCATCGACGTCGTCTGCGCGGGCCAATCCCAGTGCCCTCCCGCGTCCGTCTCAGGCGGCGGTGGTGAATGGGGCCCGAACAACAAGGCCCCCTTCTCCGGTCTCCTCAAGGAGAGCTCGGGCTATGCGCCCTTCATGGCGGCCCTGCAGAAGAGCCTGCCCCTGGCGCAACTCAAGTCGGACCCCAAGGCGCTCCTGGAGGTCTACGAGAAGGAGCTCAAGCCCGGCATCCAGGCGATGCGCGACGCGGGGCTCACGACCATCGCCGACGGCGGCCTGGCGGGCATGTCCCAGGTCAACGCCGTGAAGGCGCTCGCGGAGCAGGAACACTTCCCGATGCGCGTCACCGGCGTCGTGACGTACGACACCGCGAAGGCCGAGGGCATCCAGCCGACGGGGCCCGCCTGTGACCCGCTCCAGGACGCGACCTGCAAGCTGCCCAAGTGGCTGGGCGCCGGCGGCCTCAAGCTCTGGGTGGATGGCTCCACCCAGGGCTGCACCGCCAAGCTCGCCACGCCGTACTCCTACGCGAAGACCGGCCACTGCGCGGACGCGGGAGAGGGCCGGGCCGACTTCGAGAACACGCAGGCCATCGTCAACGCGCTGAGCGCCCCATGGAAGACGAAGGGCTGGCGCGTCCAGCTCCACGCCAACGGCAACGACGCGAACCAGTGGGCCATCGACGCCTTCGCCCAGCTCCAGCAGACGGCGAAGAACCCGCACCGCGTGCTGTTCATCCACAACACCGTGGGCCAGGCGCAGCTCTCCAAGAACCTGGGCGACCTCATCAAGGGGACGTACATCGCGCCCAACGGCCAGAAGACGCCCGCCCTCGACGCGCGGGTGACGCACCTCATCGGCCACGTGGCGTACTGGGGCCACGCGTTCAGGGGCATGCTGGGTGAAGAGGCCGCGAACAACCTGGACCCCGTGGGCTTCGACCGCGACCAGGGCATCCCGTTCTCATTCCACAGCGACTCGATGGTGACCCCGCCTCGCCCGCTCTGGTTCGTCGAGCAGGCCGTCACCCGTCGCACCTGGGCCTATCCCCTGCTCCAGGAGAGCGGCACCCTCGGCCTCGAGAAGCACGCCGCGACCGTCGAGGAGGCCCTGCGCGCCATCACCATCGAGCCCGCCCGGCAACATGAGCTCGACGGGTGGCTGGGCAGCATCGAGCAGGGCAAGGTCGCCGACTTCGTCGTGCTGGGCGACAACCCCCTCGACTACGGCCCCCAGAAGAAGGACCCCACGCAGATTCACAAGATTCCCGTGGTGGAGACCTATCTGAGCGGCAAGCCCACCTCGAAGAACCCCTGA
- a CDS encoding aldo/keto reductase, producing the protein MLDMDPATVRLLDEDVTVRREAAGAVDLVALAGRHALRQALLTDEDAEVRAIAARRLGDARDARFVPALLEALDDSMPLVRERAWRALARLGAESLMPRASRAVREEPVWWVRRAAVRASASVVGAGAVEVLLTALEDPFWRVRHAAVQALAWLGERNEALRRRVREAAAAPEQARGPMRSAVAWLESEWGAAEKSEAGHDPTQPLPLREVGHAPRQVSPPGDVGPGEGMSVRGELITPGSAPLSGATIGSEDPAVTTARLEARPAASLSAHELVEWLGDPHEPLRVLARRRLRERRDPEALRLALHWLDEPRVPHARDEAHELLERLNVDEVDLAVRILAAPPRPGALAWASRIAVKHDHSRLLEQVRGLAVHPSSGIRRAVIGALVHDPNSRELVLKALGDSDETVRAEVIAAWERRPRSQVAAEAFATALVAFAPRASTVRERRAVAMAAAFLEVPEVLFLAARDSDSAVRAVALRALASLDLLTDTERRHAESDEDPWLRAAVLDEDRAAHVCVEDSDPSIRRLALEFALSHERGLEDEAPSIALACVHSPDPWVRARAAEHLDPEQGDAELRALLHLSRDTEAMVRMAAASPLESCDSLDIRLDTLLGVLRDGAPLVRTPGASPTEPLDTHDSRLDALVPPRGTPLSMRDEDLRIAAWTWRLRHADAAAFARLGNSLGDADEPPRVAAHLRALTLTFPDALFATNPELASLRPTTPARPQARPTTRPLPPPRASSRPLGNTGLNVSPLVLSGAHLTTREPFFEAHEAGIDTFFWEPRYAALTQFLRAGRGLRDRTVIVAGSYHSGAGALRRDVESALRRLRTSWLDVFLLFWVRAPERLSDEDFATLEALRAEGKLRAFGFSTHLRELARDALTRHPWPVVMTRHSAAHPGAETAFFPEAQRRGTGVLTFTTTCYGRLLRPVPGTPPDAPLPSAVDCYRYSLSQPGVSASLTAPRNRRELLHNLDVLSRPWMEPDALDVMRAHGERVRAQGRQLDTWVRRAPGGPREALLALLEEERPPELDALPSS; encoded by the coding sequence ATGCTCGACATGGACCCGGCCACCGTGAGGCTGCTGGATGAGGACGTCACGGTGCGGCGCGAGGCTGCGGGAGCCGTGGACCTGGTGGCGCTCGCTGGCCGTCATGCGCTGAGACAGGCGCTGCTCACGGATGAGGACGCGGAGGTGCGAGCCATCGCGGCGCGGCGGCTGGGAGACGCGCGGGATGCGCGCTTCGTCCCCGCGCTGCTCGAGGCGCTCGATGACTCGATGCCCTTGGTGAGGGAGCGGGCGTGGCGCGCGCTGGCGCGATTGGGGGCGGAGTCGTTGATGCCTCGGGCTTCACGTGCGGTGCGGGAAGAGCCCGTGTGGTGGGTGAGGCGCGCGGCCGTGCGTGCCTCGGCCTCGGTGGTGGGGGCGGGTGCGGTGGAGGTGTTGTTGACGGCGCTGGAGGACCCGTTCTGGCGCGTGCGCCATGCGGCGGTGCAGGCGCTCGCCTGGCTGGGGGAGCGGAACGAGGCGCTTCGGCGGCGGGTCCGCGAGGCGGCAGCGGCGCCGGAGCAGGCGCGGGGCCCGATGCGCTCGGCGGTCGCGTGGCTGGAGTCGGAGTGGGGGGCTGCCGAGAAGAGCGAAGCCGGCCATGACCCGACGCAGCCGTTGCCGCTGAGGGAGGTCGGCCATGCGCCGAGGCAGGTGTCGCCGCCGGGGGATGTGGGGCCCGGCGAGGGAATGTCCGTTCGCGGGGAGCTCATCACTCCTGGCTCGGCGCCGCTGTCGGGGGCCACGATTGGCAGCGAGGACCCCGCGGTCACCACCGCGCGGCTGGAGGCTCGGCCCGCAGCGTCCCTCTCGGCGCATGAGTTGGTGGAGTGGCTGGGAGACCCGCACGAGCCGTTGCGTGTTCTCGCGCGGAGGAGACTGCGCGAGCGCAGGGACCCGGAGGCGTTGCGCCTCGCGCTGCATTGGCTCGACGAGCCGCGTGTGCCTCATGCACGGGATGAAGCTCACGAGTTGCTTGAGCGGCTCAATGTGGACGAGGTCGACCTCGCGGTTCGAATCCTCGCGGCGCCGCCCCGGCCGGGTGCGCTGGCCTGGGCTTCGCGTATCGCGGTGAAACACGACCACTCGCGACTCCTCGAGCAGGTGCGGGGCCTGGCGGTCCATCCTTCCTCGGGCATTCGACGTGCTGTCATCGGAGCGCTTGTTCATGACCCGAACAGCCGGGAGCTTGTCCTGAAGGCGCTCGGTGACAGCGATGAGACGGTGCGCGCCGAGGTCATCGCGGCCTGGGAGCGCCGTCCCCGCTCGCAGGTCGCGGCCGAGGCCTTCGCTACGGCCTTGGTGGCATTCGCCCCTCGCGCGTCCACTGTTCGGGAGCGCCGGGCCGTCGCGATGGCCGCCGCTTTCCTGGAGGTACCCGAGGTTCTCTTCCTCGCTGCACGGGACAGCGATTCCGCCGTGCGCGCGGTGGCTCTGCGCGCCCTTGCCTCACTCGACCTGCTCACGGACACGGAGCGGCGGCACGCTGAATCCGACGAAGACCCGTGGCTGCGTGCCGCGGTCCTGGACGAGGACCGCGCCGCGCACGTGTGTGTCGAGGACTCCGACCCGAGCATCCGGCGGCTTGCCCTGGAGTTCGCGCTCTCGCATGAGCGCGGACTCGAGGACGAGGCCCCGTCCATCGCATTGGCCTGCGTCCACTCGCCAGACCCTTGGGTGCGAGCTCGTGCCGCGGAGCATCTCGACCCCGAGCAGGGGGATGCGGAGCTGCGTGCCTTGCTCCACCTGTCACGTGACACGGAGGCCATGGTGCGCATGGCGGCGGCATCGCCGCTGGAGTCCTGCGATTCGCTCGACATCCGACTCGATACGTTGCTCGGTGTGTTGCGTGATGGCGCTCCTCTCGTTCGAACCCCGGGTGCCTCGCCGACGGAGCCCCTCGATACGCATGACTCCCGACTGGATGCACTGGTGCCTCCACGAGGTACCCCCCTCTCCATGCGCGACGAGGACCTGCGCATCGCCGCGTGGACCTGGCGCCTGCGTCACGCTGACGCCGCGGCCTTCGCTCGGCTCGGCAACAGCCTGGGGGACGCTGATGAACCTCCCCGCGTCGCCGCCCACCTGCGGGCCCTGACCCTCACGTTCCCCGACGCACTCTTCGCCACCAACCCCGAGCTCGCGAGCCTGCGTCCCACGACCCCCGCAAGGCCGCAAGCGCGGCCCACCACGCGGCCTCTGCCTCCACCGCGTGCATCCTCGCGCCCCCTCGGCAACACGGGGCTCAACGTGTCGCCCCTCGTCCTCTCGGGCGCGCACCTCACGACTCGCGAGCCCTTCTTCGAGGCACACGAGGCCGGCATCGACACGTTCTTCTGGGAGCCTCGCTACGCCGCGTTGACCCAGTTCCTGCGCGCGGGCCGAGGCCTCCGCGACCGGACCGTCATCGTCGCGGGCAGCTACCACTCGGGCGCCGGGGCCCTGCGCCGCGATGTGGAGTCCGCGCTGCGCCGGCTGCGCACCTCCTGGCTCGACGTCTTCCTCCTCTTCTGGGTCCGCGCCCCCGAGCGTCTCTCCGACGAGGACTTCGCCACCCTCGAGGCCCTCCGCGCCGAGGGCAAGCTGCGTGCCTTCGGCTTCTCCACGCACTTGCGAGAGCTCGCCCGCGACGCACTGACGCGCCATCCCTGGCCCGTCGTGATGACCCGTCACAGCGCCGCGCACCCAGGCGCGGAGACCGCCTTCTTCCCCGAGGCGCAGCGCCGGGGCACTGGCGTCCTCACCTTCACCACGACCTGCTACGGCCGACTCCTGAGACCCGTACCCGGGACTCCGCCCGACGCGCCGCTCCCCTCCGCGGTGGACTGCTATCGCTATTCGCTGTCCCAACCCGGCGTGAGCGCCAGCCTCACCGCCCCGCGCAACCGCCGCGAGCTCCTGCACAACCTGGATGTGCTGTCCCGCCCCTGGATGGAACCGGACGCCCTGGATGTGATGCGCGCTCACGGTGAGCGAGTGCGCGCGCAGGGCCGCCAGCTGGACACCTGGGTGCGCCGTGCGCCCGGTGGCCCCCGCGAGGCCCTGCTCGCCCTGCTGGAAGAAGAACGCCCCCCCGAGCTCGACGCGCTTCCTTCATCCTGA
- a CDS encoding ammonia-forming cytochrome c nitrite reductase subunit c552 encodes MTEPEKAPGTRRRFSGARLVVAVAVASALAAAGVTALLVNIMERKQEAKNPFYRVVELDDTISDPAVWGKNFPLQYDGYLRTVDQQRTRYGGSEAVARTPTQADPRSVVAQSRLEEDPRLVTLWSGYAFATDFREERGHAHMLEDQVFTERQHVTQQPGTCIHCHASVYVPYKKLGDGDLIKGFEKMNQMPFAEARKNVEHPVSCIDCHDPTTMQLRVTRPGFIEGIAALKASQGVPGYRVNEHATRQEMRTYVCGQCHVEYYFKGKEKRLTYPWAKGINIDQIMSYYDEDGHTDWTHKLTGAKVLKAQHPEFELYNQGIHARSGVACADCHMPYQRVGAMKISDHHVRSPLLNINRACQTCHKWSEAELLERAETIQTRTFQTRNLAMDALVDLIHDLERAQKTGRPDASLAKARDFQKRAQFYLDFVEAENSMGFHADQEAIRILSNSINFSRLGQNALRPEEAPSTSTSATEGAR; translated from the coding sequence ATGACCGAGCCCGAAAAGGCTCCAGGGACCCGGCGGCGCTTCAGTGGCGCCCGGCTGGTGGTGGCCGTGGCCGTGGCGTCCGCGTTGGCCGCGGCCGGTGTCACCGCGCTCCTGGTCAACATCATGGAGCGCAAGCAGGAGGCGAAGAATCCCTTCTACCGGGTGGTGGAGCTCGACGACACCATCTCGGACCCGGCGGTGTGGGGGAAGAACTTCCCGCTGCAATATGACGGCTATCTGCGCACGGTGGACCAGCAGCGCACCCGCTATGGCGGCAGTGAAGCGGTGGCGCGCACGCCCACCCAGGCGGACCCGCGCTCGGTGGTGGCGCAGAGCCGACTGGAAGAGGACCCGCGCCTGGTCACCCTGTGGAGCGGCTACGCCTTCGCCACCGACTTCCGGGAGGAGCGCGGCCATGCGCACATGCTCGAGGACCAGGTCTTCACCGAGCGCCAGCACGTGACGCAGCAGCCGGGCACCTGCATCCACTGCCACGCCAGCGTGTACGTGCCCTACAAGAAGCTCGGCGACGGAGACCTCATCAAGGGCTTCGAGAAGATGAACCAGATGCCCTTCGCCGAGGCGCGCAAGAACGTAGAGCATCCGGTGTCCTGCATCGACTGCCATGACCCCACCACGATGCAGCTGCGTGTCACGCGCCCGGGCTTCATCGAAGGCATCGCCGCGCTCAAGGCCAGCCAGGGCGTGCCTGGCTACCGGGTGAATGAGCACGCCACGCGCCAGGAGATGCGCACGTATGTGTGCGGACAGTGCCACGTCGAGTACTACTTCAAGGGCAAGGAGAAGCGCCTGACCTACCCCTGGGCGAAGGGCATCAACATCGACCAGATCATGTCCTACTACGACGAGGACGGGCACACCGACTGGACCCACAAGCTCACGGGCGCCAAGGTGCTCAAGGCGCAGCATCCGGAGTTCGAGCTGTACAACCAGGGCATCCACGCTCGGAGCGGCGTGGCCTGCGCGGACTGCCACATGCCCTATCAACGCGTCGGCGCGATGAAGATCAGCGACCACCACGTGCGCAGCCCCTTGCTCAACATCAACCGCGCCTGCCAGACGTGCCACAAGTGGAGCGAGGCGGAGCTGCTCGAGCGCGCGGAGACCATCCAGACGCGCACGTTCCAGACGCGGAACCTGGCCATGGACGCGCTGGTGGACCTCATCCACGACCTCGAGCGCGCCCAGAAGACAGGGCGGCCCGACGCGTCGCTGGCCAAGGCGAGGGATTTCCAGAAGCGCGCCCAGTTCTACCTGGACTTCGTCGAGGCCGAGAACTCCATGGGTTTCCACGCGGACCAGGAGGCGATTCGCATCCTGAGCAACTCCATCAACTTCTCGCGCCTGGGTCAGAACGCGTTGCGACCCGAGGAGGCGCCTTCCACCTCGACTTCCGCCACGGAGGGCGCGCGGTAG
- a CDS encoding GlxA family transcriptional regulator, whose translation MPSSTRIAVLALDGCVASSVTGPLDVFAMANLLNQEQGKGAPFAAELVSPRPGPARSFHGLMLAEARVPDASEHFDVVLVPAAVGHVESIVAEHAAAKWMRRQHEQGAKLAAVCAGVFLLAETGLLEGREATTHWGLAQRFEGRYPRVSLKPELLLVDLGDVLTAGGVTAYLDLALHLVSKLASPELAALCAKMLLVEPGRRFQAPYAVHAAPRDHGDDAVLRAQAWLEANMKGSVTLAGAASAASLGERTLLRRFRKATGDTPLDYVQRLRIEAARRLLETTPRTVEDISVAVGYADTTAFRRRFKARTGLTPDAYRRRFALR comes from the coding sequence ATGCCCTCGTCGACGCGCATCGCGGTGCTGGCCCTGGATGGATGTGTCGCCTCCAGCGTCACCGGGCCCCTGGATGTGTTCGCGATGGCGAACCTGCTGAATCAGGAGCAGGGAAAAGGAGCGCCGTTCGCCGCGGAGCTCGTGTCGCCGCGCCCAGGACCTGCTCGGAGCTTCCACGGCCTGATGCTCGCGGAGGCGCGTGTTCCGGACGCCTCGGAACACTTTGACGTCGTCCTTGTTCCGGCGGCCGTGGGGCACGTCGAGAGCATCGTGGCCGAGCACGCCGCGGCGAAATGGATGAGGCGCCAGCACGAGCAAGGCGCGAAGCTCGCGGCCGTGTGCGCCGGGGTCTTCCTGCTCGCGGAGACGGGGCTCCTGGAGGGACGGGAGGCCACCACTCACTGGGGCCTCGCCCAGCGCTTCGAGGGGCGCTATCCCCGCGTGTCGCTCAAGCCCGAATTGCTCCTGGTGGACCTGGGTGACGTGCTCACTGCGGGCGGCGTCACGGCCTACCTCGACCTCGCCCTGCATCTGGTGTCGAAGCTGGCCTCGCCGGAGCTGGCGGCGCTCTGCGCGAAGATGCTCCTGGTGGAGCCGGGCCGGAGGTTCCAGGCGCCGTACGCGGTGCATGCGGCGCCCAGGGACCATGGGGACGACGCCGTGCTGCGCGCACAGGCATGGCTGGAGGCGAACATGAAGGGGTCGGTGACCCTGGCCGGCGCGGCCAGCGCCGCAAGTCTGGGCGAGCGGACCCTCCTGCGCCGCTTCCGCAAGGCCACGGGAGACACGCCGCTCGACTACGTCCAGCGCCTGCGCATCGAGGCCGCGCGACGCCTGTTGGAGACCACACCCCGCACCGTGGAGGACATCTCGGTGGCCGTGGGCTACGCGGACACCACCGCGTTCCGCCGCCGGTTCAAGGCACGCACCGGACTGACACCCGACGCGTACCGCCGGCGCTTCGCGCTGCGCTGA
- a CDS encoding autorepressor SdpR family transcription factor has translation MRTQEVFKAISDPTRRKVLKLLQGGSKTAGELAEEFDITKGSLSHHFNVLKAADLVRCERRGQQLVYSLNTTVFEDVAALLLDLFKVDKRKGESQ, from the coding sequence ATGCGTACCCAGGAAGTCTTCAAGGCCATTTCGGACCCGACCCGGCGCAAGGTGCTCAAGCTGCTGCAGGGCGGCTCGAAGACCGCGGGGGAGCTCGCGGAGGAGTTTGACATCACGAAGGGGTCGCTTTCGCATCACTTCAATGTCCTCAAGGCCGCCGACCTGGTGCGCTGCGAGCGGCGTGGACAGCAGCTCGTCTACTCCCTCAACACGACGGTGTTCGAGGACGTGGCGGCCCTGCTCCTGGACCTCTTCAAGGTCGACAAACGCAAGGGGGAGTCCCAATGA